In a single window of the Pedococcus dokdonensis genome:
- a CDS encoding PHP domain-containing protein encodes MPIDLHTHSTASDGTEPADVVVAEAARAGLDVVALTDHDTYAGWPAAVAAAHEVGVDLVRGVEVSCSQRGVSVHLLAYLVDPQAPGLLAELDRARDSRVTRIDRMVELMAADGIPVTVEEVRARAGDGTTLGRPHVADVLVDNGFVSTRDEAFSDVLRNGSRYHVSHYAPNPVRAVELVRAAGGVPVMAHPFANGRGWTVDDAVIERMADAGLAGLEAHHRDHTPAERTHAVELAARLGLFVTGSSDYHGSGKENRLGENTTTPEVLARIEDQATSGIDVVRAARA; translated from the coding sequence GTGCCGATCGACCTCCACACCCACTCCACGGCGAGCGACGGCACCGAACCCGCCGACGTCGTCGTGGCGGAGGCGGCGCGCGCCGGCCTCGACGTGGTGGCGCTCACCGACCACGACACGTATGCCGGGTGGCCGGCTGCCGTGGCCGCCGCCCACGAGGTGGGTGTCGACCTGGTGCGCGGTGTCGAGGTCTCGTGCTCGCAGCGGGGGGTCAGCGTGCACCTGCTGGCCTACCTGGTCGACCCGCAGGCGCCCGGCCTGCTCGCCGAGCTGGACCGCGCGCGCGACTCCCGGGTGACCCGGATCGACCGGATGGTCGAGCTGATGGCCGCCGACGGCATACCCGTGACGGTCGAGGAGGTGCGGGCCCGGGCAGGCGACGGCACCACGCTCGGCCGGCCCCACGTCGCCGACGTCCTGGTCGACAACGGCTTCGTGTCCACGCGCGACGAAGCGTTCTCGGACGTGCTGCGCAACGGCAGCCGCTACCACGTCTCGCACTACGCCCCCAACCCCGTCCGCGCCGTCGAGCTCGTGCGCGCAGCGGGTGGTGTGCCGGTGATGGCGCACCCGTTCGCGAACGGCCGTGGGTGGACCGTGGACGACGCGGTGATCGAGCGGATGGCCGACGCGGGGCTCGCGGGGCTCGAGGCGCACCACCGCGACCACACGCCGGCCGAGCGCACCCACGCGGTCGAGCTCGCGGCGCGGCTGGGGCTGTTCGTCACCGGGTCGAGCGACTACCACGGCTCCGGCAAGGAGAACCGGCTCGGCGAGAACACCACCACCCCGGAGGTCCTCGCCCGGATCGAGGACCAGGCAACCAGCGGCATCGACGTGGTCAGGGCGGCACGCGCGTGA
- a CDS encoding ParA family protein, whose translation MPTTRTKPATVVAVANQKGGVAKTTSVASLGAAFAEQGRRVLLVDLDAQACLTFSLGVDPDEVDRSVNEVLLGQASIADVTVTCDDGVDLVPSVIDLAGAEAQLLPRPGREFVLRTVLEEVRDDYDVILLDCSPSLGVLTLNALTASQALIIPMPCEMLSHRGVGQLLDTVADVQKILNPALEVWGILPTLFDGRSNHAREVLADVGERYDLPVLDPPIPKTVRFAEAPAVGRSILATSRTSKGAKAYRDVAAALAKRL comes from the coding sequence GTGCCCACCACCCGCACGAAGCCGGCCACCGTCGTCGCCGTGGCCAACCAGAAGGGCGGCGTCGCCAAGACGACGTCGGTCGCGTCGCTGGGCGCGGCCTTCGCCGAGCAGGGCCGGCGCGTGCTGCTCGTCGACCTCGACGCGCAGGCGTGCCTCACCTTCAGCCTCGGGGTGGACCCCGACGAGGTTGACCGCTCGGTCAACGAGGTGCTGCTCGGGCAGGCCTCGATCGCCGACGTGACGGTGACCTGCGACGACGGGGTCGACCTGGTGCCGAGCGTCATCGACCTCGCCGGCGCCGAGGCGCAGCTGCTGCCCAGGCCGGGGCGCGAGTTCGTCCTGCGCACCGTCCTGGAGGAGGTGCGCGACGACTACGACGTGATCCTGCTCGACTGTTCCCCGAGCCTCGGCGTGCTGACCCTCAACGCCCTGACGGCCAGCCAGGCCCTGATCATCCCGATGCCCTGCGAGATGCTCAGCCACCGCGGGGTCGGCCAGCTGCTCGACACCGTGGCCGACGTCCAGAAGATCCTCAACCCGGCCCTCGAGGTCTGGGGCATCCTCCCGACCCTCTTCGACGGCCGCAGCAACCACGCTCGCGAGGTGCTCGCCGACGTGGGTGAGCGCTACGACCTCCCGGTGCTCGACCCGCCGATCCCGAAGACGGTGCGGTTCGCCGAGGCGCCCGCCGTCGGTCGCTCGATCCTCGCGACCTCTCGCACCTCGAAGGGCGCGAAGGCCTACCGGGACGTGGCGGCAGCCCTCGCCAAGCGCCTCTGA
- a CDS encoding MarC family protein — translation MNDIIDLQTFGSVFVTLLVIMDPPGALPIFLGLTSSLTQKQKVSAARRASLVAFGVIAAFAVFGQQILNYLHISLPALQGAGGLLLLLVALQLLVGSEQEQHADAGVNVALVPLGTPLLAGPGAIVATMLAVQGADRAADYVAVAIGLVATMVVVWLFFRFAGYIHRVLKDSGTVLLTKIAGLLLSAIAVQMVADSIRAFVTGTA, via the coding sequence GTGAACGACATCATCGACCTGCAGACCTTCGGCTCGGTCTTCGTGACCCTGCTGGTGATCATGGACCCGCCCGGCGCCCTGCCGATCTTCCTCGGGCTGACCAGCTCGCTCACCCAGAAGCAGAAGGTTTCGGCCGCCCGGCGGGCCTCGCTCGTCGCGTTCGGGGTCATCGCGGCCTTCGCGGTGTTCGGCCAGCAGATCCTCAACTACCTGCACATCTCGCTGCCGGCGCTGCAAGGGGCCGGGGGGCTCCTGCTGCTCCTCGTGGCGCTGCAGCTGCTGGTCGGATCGGAGCAGGAGCAGCACGCCGACGCCGGGGTCAACGTCGCTCTGGTGCCGTTGGGCACCCCCCTGCTGGCCGGGCCGGGGGCGATCGTCGCGACGATGTTGGCCGTGCAGGGCGCCGACCGCGCGGCCGACTACGTCGCGGTCGCCATCGGCCTGGTCGCCACGATGGTGGTGGTGTGGCTCTTCTTCCGGTTCGCCGGCTACATCCACCGGGTGCTCAAGGACAGTGGGACGGTGCTGCTCACCAAGATCGCCGGGCTGCTCCTGTCCGCCATCGCGGTGCAGATGGTCGCCGACAGCATCCGGGCCTTTGTCACCGGTACCGCCTAG
- the glpK gene encoding glycerol kinase GlpK has protein sequence MADFVGAVDQGTTSTRFMVFDHDGAEVGRHQLEHEQVMPQAGWVEHNPLEIWERTQTVIGSALSNLDLQPSDLSALGITNQRETTVVWNKRTGRPLHNAIVWQDTRTDRIARQLDQDGRGDVIRERAGIPPAAYFSAGKVQWILDHVDGARAAAERGDALFGTIDTWLLWNLTGGTDGGVHVTDVTNASRTMLMDLRTLDWDDELLGFFGIPRQMLPTIRPSSDPAFYGTTRTGGPLGGEVPLAGDLGDQQAATVGQVCFAPGEGKNTYGTGNFMILNTGEEIVRSESGLLTTLCYQLGDAKPVYALEGSIAVTGSAVQWLRDQLGIISGAADIERLAKQVDDTGGLYFVPAFSGLFAPYWRPDARGAIVGMSRFNTNAHLARATLEAICYQTRDVSDAMTKDSGVELEVLKVDGGVTANDLCMQLQSDILGVPVSRPVVAETTALGAAYAAGLATGFWSDTDELRANWQESKRWSPTWSDRQRSDGYAGWRKAVERTLDWVDVDEG, from the coding sequence ATGGCCGATTTCGTTGGTGCGGTTGACCAGGGGACGACGAGCACGCGGTTCATGGTGTTCGACCACGACGGCGCCGAGGTCGGCCGCCACCAGCTCGAGCACGAGCAGGTGATGCCGCAGGCCGGCTGGGTGGAGCACAACCCGCTCGAGATCTGGGAGCGCACCCAGACCGTCATCGGCTCGGCGCTGTCCAACCTCGACCTGCAGCCGTCCGACCTGTCCGCGCTGGGGATCACCAACCAGCGCGAGACCACGGTGGTGTGGAACAAGCGCACCGGCCGGCCCCTGCACAACGCGATCGTGTGGCAGGACACCCGCACCGACCGGATCGCCCGCCAGCTCGACCAGGACGGCAGGGGTGATGTCATCCGCGAGCGCGCCGGCATCCCGCCCGCGGCCTACTTCTCTGCGGGCAAGGTGCAGTGGATCCTCGACCACGTGGACGGGGCGCGCGCGGCCGCGGAGAGGGGCGACGCGCTCTTCGGCACCATCGACACCTGGCTGCTCTGGAACCTCACGGGGGGCACCGACGGCGGGGTGCACGTCACCGACGTGACCAATGCCAGCCGCACCATGCTGATGGACCTGCGCACGCTCGACTGGGACGACGAGCTGCTCGGCTTCTTCGGCATCCCCCGCCAGATGCTCCCCACCATCCGGCCGAGCTCCGACCCCGCGTTCTACGGGACCACGAGGACCGGTGGCCCCCTGGGCGGCGAGGTGCCGCTCGCGGGCGACCTCGGCGACCAGCAGGCGGCGACCGTCGGCCAGGTCTGCTTCGCGCCCGGGGAGGGCAAGAACACCTACGGCACCGGCAACTTCATGATCCTCAACACCGGCGAGGAGATCGTCCGCAGCGAGTCAGGTCTGCTGACGACGCTCTGCTACCAGCTCGGCGACGCCAAGCCCGTCTACGCGCTCGAGGGCTCGATCGCGGTCACCGGCTCGGCCGTCCAGTGGTTGCGCGACCAGCTCGGCATCATCTCCGGCGCGGCAGACATCGAGCGGCTCGCCAAGCAGGTCGACGACACCGGCGGGCTCTACTTCGTGCCCGCCTTCTCGGGCCTGTTCGCCCCCTACTGGCGACCGGACGCCCGCGGGGCGATCGTCGGCATGAGCCGGTTCAACACCAACGCCCATCTGGCGCGGGCCACCCTCGAGGCGATCTGCTACCAGACCCGCGACGTCTCTGACGCGATGACGAAGGACAGCGGAGTCGAGCTGGAGGTGCTCAAGGTCGACGGCGGCGTCACCGCGAACGACCTCTGCATGCAGCTCCAGTCCGACATCCTCGGCGTTCCCGTGTCCCGGCCCGTGGTCGCCGAGACGACCGCGCTCGGCGCGGCCTACGCTGCAGGTCTGGCCACCGGGTTCTGGTCGGACACCGACGAGCTCCGCGCCAACTGGCAGGAGTCGAAGCGGTGGTCACCGACCTGGTCCGACCGGCAGCGCAGCGACGGGTATGCCGGGTGGCGCAAGGCCGTGGAACGCACCCTGGACTGGGTGGACGTCGACGAGGGGTAG
- a CDS encoding YciI family protein, with product MKYVIMIHSNPQPWGHPTSDFLAEHQALPEAERAQLNADFDSVLEDLSAKGELLGGQALGDPADARLIRWHAGRRKITEGPYAETVEQFAGFFLIDVASQERAEEVALKFGGPGETVELRPVAD from the coding sequence ATGAAATACGTGATCATGATCCACTCCAACCCCCAGCCGTGGGGCCACCCCACGAGCGACTTCCTCGCCGAGCACCAGGCCCTGCCGGAGGCCGAGCGGGCGCAGCTCAACGCCGACTTCGACTCCGTGCTCGAGGACCTGTCGGCCAAGGGTGAGCTGCTCGGCGGCCAGGCGCTGGGCGACCCGGCCGACGCCCGCCTGATCCGCTGGCACGCGGGGCGGCGCAAGATCACCGAGGGTCCCTACGCCGAGACGGTCGAGCAGTTCGCCGGGTTCTTCCTCATCGACGTCGCGAGCCAGGAACGGGCCGAGGAGGTCGCCCTCAAGTTCGGCGGCCCCGGGGAGACCGTCGAGCTGCGTCCCGTCGCCGACTGA
- a CDS encoding MaoC family dehydratase, with translation MGAMQFGRSYEEFEVGAVYQHWPGKTVTEYDDHLFCLLTMNHHPLHLDANYAENTTQFGKNVVVGNYIYSLLLGMSVPDVSGKAIANLEVESLRHVAPTFHGDTVYGQTEVLDKWESTSKDDRGVVHVETKGYNQDGTLVCIFRRKVMVPKQSYLEARGGEQPGRPQLREPAPKE, from the coding sequence ATGGGGGCCATGCAGTTCGGACGCAGCTATGAGGAGTTCGAGGTCGGCGCGGTCTACCAGCACTGGCCCGGCAAGACGGTGACCGAGTACGACGACCACCTGTTCTGCCTGCTCACGATGAACCACCACCCGCTCCACCTCGACGCCAACTACGCGGAGAACACCACGCAGTTCGGCAAGAACGTGGTGGTCGGCAACTACATCTACTCACTCCTGCTCGGCATGAGCGTCCCCGACGTCTCGGGCAAGGCGATCGCCAACCTGGAGGTCGAGTCGCTGCGCCACGTGGCGCCGACCTTCCACGGCGACACCGTCTACGGGCAGACCGAGGTGCTGGACAAGTGGGAGTCGACGTCCAAGGACGACCGCGGCGTCGTCCACGTCGAGACCAAGGGCTACAACCAGGACGGCACGCTGGTCTGCATCTTCCGCCGCAAGGTGATGGTGCCGAAGCAGAGCTACCTCGAGGCGCGCGGTGGTGAGCAGCCCGGCCGCCCCCAGCTGCGCGAGCCCGCCCCGAAGGAATGA
- a CDS encoding RecB family exonuclease: MGVGQAAAGEAALGDGGPARAAGVQQEFVGMPQRLFRGSPSKLLAWVDCPRRYRMQYLDRPAPPSRPQRAHTSFGVAVHNALRDWWDLPVERRSPAAGAELVRTSWIDVGFRDADQSLEWRERAQQHVVAYLDDVDPAHQPLGIERTVSLKTSVLTLQGRIDRLDDRGGELAVVDYKTSRSQPTDDDARTSLPLALYAAAAWKMFRRKCVRVELHHLPTGTVAAHDHTGESLKRKVDEADSIAREARAAEADYRELGVDSSRFPARVGPICQWCDFRAHCPAGQAFGPEKSDWAALEQPAAVATGTGALT; the protein is encoded by the coding sequence ATGGGTGTGGGTCAGGCAGCCGCGGGGGAGGCAGCGCTGGGCGACGGCGGGCCGGCACGGGCCGCGGGCGTGCAGCAGGAGTTCGTCGGTATGCCGCAGCGGCTGTTCCGGGGCAGCCCCAGCAAGCTGCTGGCGTGGGTCGACTGCCCGCGCCGCTACCGCATGCAGTACCTCGACCGACCGGCGCCGCCGTCGCGGCCGCAGCGCGCGCACACGTCGTTCGGGGTCGCCGTCCACAACGCCCTGCGTGACTGGTGGGACCTGCCGGTGGAGCGCCGGTCCCCGGCTGCAGGGGCCGAGCTGGTGCGCACCTCGTGGATCGACGTCGGCTTCCGTGACGCCGACCAGTCGCTCGAGTGGCGCGAGCGCGCGCAGCAGCACGTGGTCGCCTACCTCGACGACGTCGACCCGGCCCACCAGCCGCTCGGCATCGAGCGGACCGTGTCGCTCAAGACCTCCGTGCTCACGCTGCAGGGACGGATCGACCGGCTCGACGACCGCGGCGGCGAGCTGGCGGTCGTCGACTACAAGACCAGCCGGTCCCAGCCGACCGACGACGACGCGCGCACCTCCCTGCCGCTGGCCCTCTATGCCGCGGCGGCCTGGAAGATGTTCCGCCGCAAGTGCGTCCGGGTCGAGCTGCACCACCTCCCGACCGGCACCGTGGCCGCCCACGATCACACCGGCGAGTCGCTGAAGCGCAAGGTCGACGAGGCCGACTCGATCGCCCGGGAGGCCCGCGCGGCCGAGGCCGACTACCGCGAGCTCGGCGTCGACTCGAGCCGGTTCCCGGCCAGGGTCGGCCCGATCTGCCAGTGGTGCGACTTCCGCGCACACTGCCCGGCGGGTCAGGCCTTCGGCCCGGAGAAGTCCGACTGGGCCGCCCTGGAGCAGCCGGCAGCCGTGGCGACAGGCACCGGCGCGCTGACCTGA